One genomic segment of Bacillota bacterium includes these proteins:
- a CDS encoding HD domain-containing protein, which produces MARAHFGDQGRKPHERVVSMSIDVPEHVALVVRELEARGHRAYVVGGAVRDSLLNRVPKDWDVCTSAIPDEVERIFGGSAVSTGKRYGTITVLADRHEVEVTTFRRDGTYSDGRRPDVVVFSSDLSEDLARRDFTVNAMAYDIGRRAVIDCYNGLTDLERRVIRTVGDPRARFQEDALRMLRAIRLGAELGFAVDPEALKAIEDGHESITRISWERIREELSAMVVSPGAGNALRMTERTRLLRHILPELQSCLAVPAAGWAGSGPCVENVFEHSLKVTDLIEPVLHLRLAALLHDVGKPSTMARDHSGALRFFGHDKVGASLARQALERLRYPGELVRRVALLVEKHMFSYDPATKDKGIRRIVAALGIDTIRDLAKLREADRAAFGAGPGPGANMAAFLARVREVMAKGPALSVRDLAVNGHDVMRVLGVPEGPEVGEVLAKLFDAVLDNPELNSRDHLLGFLHEMKTQGMKTKDVPRKALQRSEREPEGKEHRGST; this is translated from the coding sequence GTGGCGAGAGCTCACTTCGGCGACCAAGGCCGTAAGCCCCACGAGCGCGTGGTCAGCATGAGCATCGATGTGCCGGAGCACGTCGCTCTCGTGGTCCGGGAGCTGGAGGCAAGGGGCCATCGCGCGTACGTGGTGGGCGGAGCCGTGCGGGACTCCCTGCTTAATAGAGTACCGAAGGATTGGGACGTCTGCACCTCGGCCATCCCCGACGAGGTCGAGCGGATCTTCGGGGGAAGCGCGGTATCCACGGGCAAGCGGTACGGCACCATCACCGTCCTTGCGGATCGACATGAGGTCGAGGTGACCACGTTCCGCCGGGACGGCACGTACAGCGACGGGCGCAGGCCCGATGTGGTCGTGTTCTCGTCTGACCTCAGCGAAGATCTCGCCCGCCGGGATTTCACAGTTAACGCCATGGCTTACGACATCGGGCGAAGGGCCGTCATCGATTGCTACAACGGCCTCACCGACCTAGAGAGGCGTGTTATCCGCACCGTCGGGGACCCTCGTGCCCGCTTCCAGGAGGACGCTTTGAGGATGCTCCGGGCGATCCGACTCGGAGCGGAGCTCGGATTCGCCGTCGACCCTGAGGCCCTTAAGGCAATCGAGGACGGCCATGAGTCTATCACCAGGATCTCGTGGGAGAGGATTCGCGAGGAGCTCTCCGCGATGGTCGTCTCACCCGGCGCCGGAAACGCCCTGCGCATGACCGAGAGGACGCGCCTCCTGCGACACATCCTGCCCGAGCTGCAATCGTGCCTCGCCGTGCCGGCAGCAGGATGGGCCGGCTCGGGGCCTTGCGTCGAGAACGTGTTCGAGCACAGCCTCAAGGTGACCGACCTCATAGAGCCGGTCCTGCATCTCCGCCTCGCAGCTCTCCTTCACGACGTCGGAAAGCCCTCGACCATGGCGCGCGACCACAGCGGCGCTCTAAGGTTCTTCGGCCACGACAAGGTAGGCGCCTCTCTCGCGCGCCAGGCGCTCGAGAGACTCCGCTACCCGGGCGAGCTCGTTCGAAGAGTCGCGTTGCTCGTTGAGAAGCACATGTTCTCCTACGACCCGGCCACCAAAGACAAGGGCATCCGCCGCATTGTTGCGGCCCTCGGCATCGACACGATCCGGGACCTAGCCAAACTGCGTGAGGCCGACAGAGCCGCGTTCGGCGCAGGGCCGGGGCCCGGCGCCAACATGGCAGCGTTCCTCGCGAGGGTAAGGGAAGTGATGGCCAAGGGCCCGGCGCTTTCAGTGCGCGACCTCGCAGTGAACGGGCACGATGTCATGAGGGTGCTCGGCGTGCCTGAAGGCCCAGAAGTCGGTGAGGTCCTTGCGAAGCTTTTCGACGCCGTGCTGGACAACCCGGAACTCAATTCGCGCGACCACCTCTTGGGTTTTCTGCATGAAATGAAAACGCAGGGAATGAAAACGAAGGACGTGCCCAGGAAGGCCTTGCAACGCAGCGAGAGAGAGCCAGAGGGGAAGGAGCACCGGGGGAGTACATGA
- a CDS encoding AbrB/MazE/SpoVT family DNA-binding domain-containing protein: MSENGLRVVTSVLPGGTIALPEEVRRRLGLQPFDDLTFTVENGVIVAAKVKEMCGQYGAND; the protein is encoded by the coding sequence TTGAGTGAGAATGGGTTGCGGGTGGTCACGAGCGTCTTGCCGGGGGGCACCATCGCCCTGCCGGAGGAGGTGCGGAGGCGTCTTGGGCTCCAGCCCTTTGACGACCTGACTTTCACAGTGGAGAACGGGGTAATCGTCGCGGCCAAGGTCAAGGAGATGTGCGGGCAGTACGGCGCCAACGACTGA
- the spoVG gene encoding septation regulator SpoVG, with the protein MNITEVRIKPVKSDGKTRAIASITFDNAFVVKELKVVEGPSGLFVSMPCRKVGTSGYRDIAHPITKEARDEINRAVMAAYQSETGLQGEAS; encoded by the coding sequence TTGAACATCACAGAGGTGAGAATCAAGCCGGTGAAGAGCGATGGGAAGACGCGGGCGATAGCGTCCATAACCTTCGACAACGCGTTCGTCGTCAAGGAACTCAAAGTGGTCGAGGGGCCCAGCGGCCTCTTCGTATCGATGCCGTGCCGCAAGGTGGGCACGAGCGGTTACAGGGATATCGCGCATCCAATAACGAAGGAGGCGCGGGACGAGATCAACAGGGCCGTCATGGCCGCGTACCAGAGCGAAACTGGCCTCCAGGGTGAGGCGAGCTAG
- a CDS encoding NTP transferase domain-containing protein: MKLWEAMEGPGKETVCVVDAVILAGADNDGKLASCDSARYEALIDIAGRPMIHYVLRAVKGCSRIGRVVVVGPKQALQEVIPSEEAILVERAGSIVENLNAGIRALATRDKVLIVTADLPLLTAEALEDFFEKADANPAEIHYPLLSKETNESKFPGMKRTYLTVAEGTFTGGNVILASPSGLEACGRLLEQAVATRKKPWMMAAFLGLRCTVKFILKRLSIHDVERRLQEIAGVKGVAIISEFPEIAVDVDKPSDLELVRRLVTSPA, translated from the coding sequence GTGAAACTGTGGGAGGCCATGGAGGGGCCTGGAAAGGAGACGGTGTGCGTGGTAGACGCGGTGATCCTGGCGGGAGCGGACAACGACGGAAAGCTTGCAAGCTGTGACAGCGCGCGTTACGAGGCGCTCATCGACATAGCGGGAAGGCCGATGATACATTATGTGCTACGCGCTGTCAAAGGGTGTTCGAGGATCGGTCGGGTCGTCGTGGTAGGTCCGAAGCAGGCTCTCCAGGAAGTCATACCATCCGAGGAGGCCATTCTGGTGGAGCGGGCCGGCTCCATTGTCGAGAACCTTAACGCGGGCATCAGAGCTCTAGCGACGCGGGATAAGGTGCTGATCGTTACGGCGGATCTCCCCCTTCTGACGGCGGAAGCCCTGGAGGACTTCTTCGAGAAAGCCGACGCGAACCCCGCTGAGATCCATTATCCGCTTCTCAGCAAGGAGACGAACGAGTCGAAGTTCCCAGGGATGAAGCGCACATACCTCACCGTGGCGGAAGGGACGTTTACCGGCGGGAACGTGATCCTCGCCTCGCCCTCTGGGCTTGAGGCGTGCGGCAGGCTTCTGGAACAGGCCGTCGCCACGCGAAAGAAGCCCTGGATGATGGCGGCCTTCCTCGGCCTCCGGTGCACCGTCAAGTTCATTCTGAAGCGGCTCTCCATTCACGACGTTGAGAGGAGGCTCCAGGAAATCGCGGGCGTCAAGGGCGTTGCGATAATCTCGGAGTTTCCGGAGATCGCTGTGGACGTCGACAAGCCCAGCGATCTGGAGCTTGTCAGGAGGCTCGTGACCTCACCGGCCTGA
- a CDS encoding RDD family protein translates to MNYPKADLGKRFVAALVDGVIAAILGLGIPILGGLLGAAYTLTKDALMFQLTKDPQWKNKSVGKKILGLQVVNLGGGDIDIAASAKRNLTLAVGSLLSVIPLVRLVAAPLIGGVLGLIEIVLVLTDAAGRRLGDRWANTQVIAVEEPQTSGGVGSKG, encoded by the coding sequence GTGAACTATCCCAAAGCCGACCTTGGGAAACGCTTCGTAGCGGCCCTTGTCGACGGCGTCATTGCGGCGATCCTCGGTCTCGGCATCCCGATTCTCGGAGGGTTGCTTGGAGCCGCCTACACGCTTACAAAGGACGCTCTCATGTTCCAGTTGACGAAGGATCCGCAGTGGAAGAACAAGAGCGTGGGGAAGAAGATCCTTGGCCTTCAGGTGGTCAATCTGGGCGGCGGAGACATCGATATCGCAGCCTCAGCGAAACGCAACCTCACCCTCGCGGTAGGCTCGCTGTTGTCGGTGATACCACTCGTGAGACTTGTCGCGGCTCCGCTCATTGGCGGGGTCCTCGGGCTCATAGAGATCGTGCTGGTGCTGACCGACGCCGCGGGCCGGAGGCTCGGGGATAGGTGGGCGAACACTCAAGTCATCGCGGTGGAGGAGCCGCAGACTTCCGGCGGAGTCGGCAGCAAGGGCTGA
- the ispE gene encoding 4-(cytidine 5'-diphospho)-2-C-methyl-D-erythritol kinase — MAKADDKRLLIVARAKLNLTLDIVGRRPDGYHELESVVQSIDLYDGVALGSTPVRPVSGRGRELGVTLACDDPLVPLGHENLAFKAALALSRFAGVGAAVWVDIKKKIPTGAGLGGGSADAAAVLLGLNELWGLGLDEAELARIGATVGADVPFCLTGGTGVVRGKGELVERLPALEGVWFVVVVPGRRISTAEAYAVYDQLVADEAVEAREEASSGGGGNVGRATPAMLEAVSARDVRRIAARLANDLGRAATSMVPEIEEVKQALLAAGALGVGMSGSGSAVFGIAEDEKSARQMRRMVRETYDTTFVCCSAPSGLERVPVRRWKRYNE; from the coding sequence ATGGCAAAAGCAGATGACAAAAGGCTTCTCATCGTTGCGCGGGCCAAGCTCAATCTCACTCTCGACATTGTTGGCCGGCGACCTGATGGGTACCACGAGCTCGAGTCGGTGGTGCAGTCCATTGACCTGTACGACGGCGTGGCTCTCGGGTCTACCCCCGTGCGTCCTGTGTCAGGGCGGGGCAGGGAGCTCGGAGTTACGCTCGCCTGCGACGATCCTCTCGTGCCCCTCGGCCACGAGAACCTTGCCTTCAAAGCCGCGTTAGCGCTGTCACGCTTCGCAGGAGTCGGGGCCGCAGTATGGGTGGACATAAAAAAGAAGATCCCGACGGGGGCTGGGCTCGGCGGCGGGAGCGCCGATGCCGCTGCTGTGCTCCTCGGCCTTAACGAGCTGTGGGGGCTTGGCCTCGATGAGGCGGAGCTTGCCAGGATAGGTGCGACCGTGGGTGCGGACGTGCCGTTTTGCCTCACAGGGGGAACGGGCGTGGTGAGGGGCAAGGGGGAGCTCGTGGAGAGGCTTCCCGCCCTTGAGGGCGTCTGGTTCGTCGTGGTCGTGCCGGGCCGGAGGATAAGCACGGCTGAGGCTTATGCAGTTTACGACCAGCTTGTTGCCGACGAAGCGGTGGAAGCCCGCGAGGAGGCCTCGTCCGGCGGCGGCGGCAACGTCGGGCGCGCGACCCCGGCAATGCTGGAGGCCGTGTCCGCTCGCGACGTGCGCCGCATCGCGGCTAGGCTCGCGAATGACCTAGGACGGGCCGCGACGAGCATGGTTCCCGAGATAGAAGAGGTAAAGCAAGCGTTGCTCGCCGCGGGGGCGCTGGGCGTAGGTATGTCGGGCTCCGGCTCCGCGGTGTTCGGCATAGCCGAGGACGAGAAAAGCGCGAGGCAGATGAGGCGAATGGTCCGCGAAACGTACGACACGACGTTCGTGTGCTGTTCGGCTCCGAGCGGGCTCGAGCGTGTCCCGGTGCGGCGATGGAAGCGTTATAATGAGTAG
- a CDS encoding D-alanyl-D-alanine carboxypeptidase: MLFSRDPRPEGHRRRFVAGLAATLIMASAALAFAPVLAGAAAPPELKAPSAVLTSAETGQVLYEKEADLRVAPASITKVMTMLLTMEAVDSKRVSLDDVVTTSTEASQIGGSQIWLAEGEQMKLGDMMKAIAVVSANDAAYAVSEFIAGSAADFVNQMNEKAKELGMNNTHFENPDGLPAPNHYSTARDIAIMSRELVTKHPKVLEWTSVWTDTLARTGPRVRQEESFLRNTNELILRYPGADGLKTGMTDEAGYCLAGTAKQDGVRLISVVMGLPTNEDRIQDTIKLLNYGFREFDRVAVAKKGDVVGKIRVPNGRREEVPAAASTDFVAFVEKGKKDLVETTIESAERRAPIRKGDKLGAVVASLDGRELARVDLVATEDVPRANIVTVIVRAIRDFFRGLFGLRR, encoded by the coding sequence ATGTTGTTTTCCAGAGATCCACGGCCGGAAGGGCATCGAAGGCGTTTCGTCGCAGGTCTTGCCGCGACGCTCATCATGGCGTCCGCCGCTCTGGCGTTTGCGCCGGTCTTGGCAGGAGCGGCAGCGCCTCCGGAGCTCAAGGCGCCCTCCGCGGTGCTCACCAGCGCTGAGACGGGCCAGGTGCTGTACGAGAAGGAAGCTGATCTTCGTGTGGCACCCGCGAGTATAACGAAGGTCATGACGATGCTCCTCACCATGGAGGCCGTGGATTCGAAGAGAGTGAGCCTGGATGATGTGGTCACGACCAGCACCGAGGCCAGCCAGATCGGCGGTTCCCAGATCTGGCTCGCAGAAGGCGAGCAGATGAAGCTGGGTGACATGATGAAAGCGATCGCCGTTGTGTCCGCAAACGACGCCGCCTACGCGGTGTCAGAATTCATCGCCGGAAGCGCCGCGGATTTCGTGAACCAGATGAACGAGAAAGCAAAGGAGCTGGGAATGAACAACACGCATTTCGAAAACCCCGACGGCCTCCCAGCCCCGAACCACTACAGCACGGCCAGGGACATCGCGATCATGTCCCGCGAGCTTGTCACGAAACACCCCAAGGTGCTTGAATGGACGAGCGTCTGGACCGATACTCTGGCGCGCACGGGCCCGCGGGTGCGGCAGGAGGAATCCTTTCTGAGGAATACCAACGAGCTGATACTCCGGTACCCCGGGGCGGACGGCCTCAAGACCGGCATGACCGACGAAGCCGGGTACTGCCTCGCCGGCACGGCGAAGCAGGACGGCGTGAGGCTCATCTCGGTCGTCATGGGCCTGCCCACCAACGAGGACCGCATCCAGGACACGATAAAGCTCTTGAACTACGGTTTCCGCGAGTTCGACCGGGTGGCCGTGGCCAAAAAGGGCGACGTGGTGGGAAAGATCCGCGTGCCGAACGGCCGGCGCGAGGAAGTCCCAGCTGCGGCCAGCACGGATTTCGTGGCTTTCGTGGAAAAGGGCAAAAAGGACCTTGTTGAAACGACCATCGAATCGGCCGAGCGGCGCGCCCCCATCCGTAAGGGCGATAAGCTCGGCGCCGTCGTGGCGTCCCTGGACGGCCGCGAGCTCGCGAGGGTCGACCTTGTGGCCACGGAGGACGTGCCAAGGGCTAACATAGTTACCGTCATCGTCCGTGCCATTCGCGACTTCTTCCGGGGGCTTTTCGGACTGCGCAGGTAG
- a CDS encoding L,D-transpeptidase family protein: protein MHRHWLVLTLALAVALTLGHLVAKPTGGAGLASRASQMPKTQGAAEEQRDTEKAQAIHRVRQAEETPFYSCSCEQDEVIRPVRPYPSGADIAGLQTYLASFGFDPGPVDGVYGPLTAAAVAAFQRSRGLEPDGVLGPRTWIALGRTVASPVAQAPVPPPPGRVEIVIDTVDRTLTVLSDGKPYKRFPCAVGKPSTPSPQGQWKVVSKGAWSGGFGTRWMGLDVPWGKYGIHGTNKPWYIGDAVSGGCIRMFNHDVELIFDWVEIGTPVVICGNPFGPLRNPRRELGPGERGTDVLAAQRRLRMLGFDPGPENGMYEEPTANAVKAFQQSRGLRVTGVVTPDTYDALGLYLFE, encoded by the coding sequence ATGCACCGCCATTGGCTTGTGTTGACACTGGCGCTTGCCGTGGCGCTTACGCTCGGCCATCTCGTGGCGAAGCCCACCGGTGGAGCCGGGCTGGCGTCGCGAGCGTCTCAAATGCCCAAGACGCAAGGCGCAGCAGAGGAGCAGCGTGACACTGAAAAGGCGCAAGCCATACACCGGGTGAGACAGGCGGAGGAAACCCCCTTCTACTCGTGTTCGTGCGAGCAGGACGAGGTCATCCGGCCCGTGCGCCCGTACCCTTCGGGTGCCGACATCGCGGGTCTCCAGACATACCTTGCGAGCTTCGGGTTCGATCCGGGCCCTGTTGACGGGGTTTACGGGCCTCTGACCGCCGCGGCCGTGGCCGCATTTCAGAGGAGCAGGGGGCTTGAGCCGGACGGAGTCCTCGGCCCGCGGACCTGGATTGCCCTCGGAAGGACCGTGGCCTCTCCGGTGGCGCAGGCACCCGTCCCTCCTCCGCCAGGCCGCGTGGAGATCGTCATAGATACTGTGGACCGGACGCTCACCGTGCTCTCCGACGGGAAACCCTACAAGCGGTTTCCTTGCGCGGTGGGCAAGCCGTCGACACCTTCGCCGCAAGGGCAGTGGAAGGTTGTGTCGAAGGGCGCGTGGAGCGGCGGGTTCGGGACGAGGTGGATGGGCCTTGACGTGCCTTGGGGCAAGTATGGCATCCACGGAACCAACAAGCCGTGGTACATCGGGGACGCAGTGAGCGGCGGGTGCATCAGGATGTTCAATCACGACGTGGAACTCATTTTCGACTGGGTGGAGATCGGCACGCCCGTCGTGATATGTGGAAACCCGTTCGGACCCCTCCGTAACCCCCGGCGTGAGCTCGGCCCTGGAGAGCGGGGGACGGACGTGCTTGCGGCTCAGAGGCGCCTGCGGATGCTGGGGTTCGATCCTGGGCCCGAAAACGGAATGTACGAGGAGCCTACCGCGAATGCAGTGAAGGCGTTCCAGCAGTCGAGAGGCTTGCGCGTGACAGGGGTGGTGACCCCAGACACTTACGACGCCCTCGGGCTCTATCTCTTCGAGTGA